The Acidimicrobiales bacterium sequence GGCATTCGCCTCTTCGTCCGCGAGGCGCTGGGCCTCCTCCTCGGCGAGACGGCGAGCTTCCTCCTCGGCGGCCTGCCGGGCCAACTCCGCCTCGAGCTCCTGGATCTGGCGCGCCACCGCCGCGTCAGCCGCCTCGATCTCGTCGCCCACGGCCTGCCACTCGGTGACGCGAACGGCGACCTGGGCGCGCAGCGCTTCGACCTCGGCCCGACTCTCGTCGAGTTCCGCGAGCCGCGCCGTCAGTTCGTCGTGGTGCGCCTGCGCCTCATCGGCGGCGGCCTGCGCCCGGCGCTCGGCCTCGTCCTGCGCGGCCTGGGCGACCCGGAGATCGTCGAGGAGCTCGTACTCGTCGCCGACGACCTCGTCGATGTAGGACCGCTTCAGCTCGGCGTCCAGCAGGTTGCCGCTGTCGAGCTCCTCGAGCGTGTCGAGCTGGGGGGCCACGAACGCGTTCACGACCGCCCGCTGGAGCCGGCTGCGGATGTCCGTCATCTCGTCGCCGAGTGCGGCGGCATCGGCCGCGGCTCGCTCGGCCCGCTCCTCGGCATCGGCGATGGCGTCCTCGGCCGACGCCACCCGGCCCTCCTGAAGGGCGATGTGAGCGTCGAGCGCGTCGATGGCGTCCTGCAGCTCCTGGTCCTCCGCGGCGAGGGCATCCAGTTCGGCGGCGACGTCGGCGGCGTCGCGGCGGATGTCCTCGCGCTGTTGGCGGAGGTCGTCGACGTCGCCCTCGTCCTGCGCGGCGGCGAGACCGAACCCGAACAGGATGCTCACGAGCGCGGCGCCCGCGAAGGCAACCGCGATGGGACGGGGCGACGGGCGACGGTCACGCATAGCGGCGTGATCGTAACAGAACCGCAATAAAATCCAGTGGCGGGGCCGGACAGGATGCTCGCCATGGCTCTTGCGGACTTCCGGATCGAATCGTTCTCCCACAACGGGATCACCCACGACGTGTACCGCCGGGGCGACGGGCCGTGCGTGCTCGTCGTCGCCGAGATCCCGGGCATCACGCCCGAAGTGATCCGGTTCGCCGAGGAGTGCCTCGCGGCCGGCCTCTCCGTCGCCATGCCGTCGATGTTCGGCGAGCCGGGCAAGGCGCCGACCACCGCCTACGCCCTGAAGTCGATCGTGAAGTCGTGCGTGAGCAGCGAGTTCCGGGCGATGGCGACGCGCGACGAGGCACCGGCGACCGAGTGGTTGCGCGGCCTCGCCCGCACGATGCACGAGGAACACGGCGGCCCCGGCGTCGGTTTCGTCGGCATGTGCTTCACCGGCGGGTTCGGGCTCGCGATGCTCCTCGACGATGCGGTCGTCGCCCCGGTGCTCAGTCAGCCGTCGCTGCCGTTCGGCATCGGCAAGAAGCGCAAGGCCAGCGTCGCCCTCGACGCGAAGCAGCTCGCCGCCGTCGCCGAGCGGGCCGCCGAGGGGTGCGCGGTCATGGGCCTCCGCTTCACCGGCGATCCGCTGGTGCCCGCCGAGCGGTTCGCCACGCTGCGCGACGCGCTGGGCGAGAACTTCATCGGCGTCGAGATCACCTCGCCGGACGAGACCCACGACATCGGCAAGCGTTCCCACAGCGTGCTCACCGAGGACCGTCGCGACACCGAAGGCCACCCCACCAAGGAGGCCTTCGAGCAGGTCATGGCGTTCCTGACCAACCGCCTCGCGGGCTAGGCCCCCAACAAGAGGAACAGACCGGCGACGGTGTAGACGACCATCACGCCGAGCATCGGGTATTGCGATCGCACCGCCAGATCGTGGGGATAGCGGGTGATCGCCCGGTCGTGGGCGGCGGCGACGGCCAGGACGTGACCGATCGCGATGGCGAGCGTCTGCACCCACGCGATGACGTCGGGCGACACGAGCAGCCAGTCGATCGAGTAGTCCTTCGTCCCGAAGATGTCCCAGCCCCGCCCGTACGGGTCGCTGATCTGGATGAACATCCGCTGTCCGTCGAGCACGAGAAGGCTGAAGTAGTGGGCGACCGCGTACGCCGCGGCGATGGGCACGAGTGAGGGCCCGAACGCCGAGGCGAGATCCCGCTCCGCATCGCCGGTGATCGACGCCATGATGCTGACGGCGAGCATGTAGACGAGCCACACGGCGACGATGATGACAAGGAGGCCGAGCGTCTGGATGAGGGTGAGGCCCCAGCCGGTCGCGTCGCCACTGATGTCGAACCAGAACGAACTGCGGCTGAACCCGTCGAACGTCGTCGAGCCGAGCACCACCACGATGAAGGCGACCGTGCCGGCCGGGTTCGGCATCGTGGCGACGCCGGCGAGCGGGGGCCGGATCCGGAAGCGCCGGTCCTCGTCCAGATGGAAGATCGCCATCGCCGAGAGCTTGGTGAACAACACCGCGAATCCATCGGCGCGCCGCACCCAGCCCCGGCCGTGCACGGCCGCACCGGCGAGCATCACGGCGCTGTAGAGCGTGAGGTAGACGCCGATCGAGCGGGGCGCCGATGCCGAGTGATAGGCGAGCTCGTACCAGAGGTACGAGAAGATCGCGACGACGGCCGGCCACACCGGTCCGGCCCCGCGATCGATGGGTGAGATCTCGGTCTGCGTCACCCTGGCCTTCACCCAGGCCGCCGTGTCGGCGATGGTGACGTAGGGGTTGAACGCTCGCCAGACGTCACCGAAGACGGCCGAGACGAACTGGAGTCCGACCCAGAACCAGATCAGGAACGCATCGCCGGAGATGTTGACCGCGAAGTTGGTGTTGCCCCACCACGCAGCCGACAGCACCACGCCGAAGAGGAACAGGCCGACCAGCTTGAGCAGCACCTCGACGATCCGGAAGAGCGGCCCGAGGGCGGAGAAGAGGACGCGTCCCCGTGCCGCGGCGGCGAGGTGGGGGCGTTCCCAGAAGGCGCCGAGCGCGACGAACGAGATCGCGACCGAGAACCCGGCCGCCCAGGCCAGCTGCCACACGGGCAGAGGCAGATCCGTCCGGCCGCCGATGCCGTGGCCGAGGAGCTGCGCGATCATGCGCCTTCTCCGGTCACGAGACGGTCATCCGCAGGAGCAGGCGCCCGGAGCCCTCGAGTTCGACCTCGAAGGTGCCGGGTATCAACGCGTCGAAGGTGAGGTCTTCCTCGCCCTCGAGGATGTAGAGGTCGTAGCCGTGCACGTGGACGTCGTCGCCGGCGTCACCGGCAATCGTGATCTGGATACGGTCGCCGAGGCCCACCGACTCCTGGCGGGACCCGCCGACCAGCTCGCCGTCCTCGAAGTCGAGCATGATCGCGCCGTCGTCACCGCCCCCGCCGCCGTCGTCACCGCACCCGCTCGCGAGCAGGGCGATGACGATGGCGACCAGACCCACGATCCGGGCCGGGCGACTCACGACGCGACCGTCACGGTGGCGGAGGCGGCCACCGGCTCACCGTCGATCTCGTAGGGCATGTGATCGTTGGTGTACGCCACGACGGTGATCTCGACGTCTCCCGCCGGCAGGGCGGCGATGTGCGTCGCCGGACCGTAGAGACGGCCGAGCTTCTGCCCGTTGGCGTAGATGTGCAGATGACCTTCACCGGCGACATGGTCGCCGTTCACGTGCTCGGGCGACAAGGTCATGCCGTCGACCGCGATGAACGCGTTCCAGCCCGACTTCGGGTCGACCTCGACGGCGAGCGCCAGCGAAACCGGATCGCCGGTCCACTCGACCGCCGCCGGATCGTCGTGTGAATGCTCGTCGTGGGCGTGCTCGGGCACCGTGAACGTCGTCGTCGCCCGTAGCAGCTCTCCGTCGACGGCATAGGCGCGGTGGTCGTTGGCGGAGAGCTCGACCGCGACCTCGACATCACCCTCCGGCACGCCGGCGTAGTAGATCGAGTCGTTGTAGAAGCGCAGGGCCTTCTCCCCGTCGAGGTAGAGGTGATAGTGGCCCTCGCCCTCCACATGGTCGGTGGACGCGGCCTCGGGGTTCACCGTGTAGTCGGTGCTGGTCACATGGACGTTGATGCCGCCGGCCGGATCGGCCTCGACGTCGATCGCGATGGTGGGCACGACGTCGCCGGTGAACTCGACGGCTTCGCCGTGGTCGTGGCCACCGTCGTCGCCCATGTCGCCGTCGGCCATGCCGTCGTCATCGGTGTGGGTGCCGTCGTCGTCGTGGCTGTGTTCGCCGTCGTCGGCCATGTCGTCGTCCGCCATGCCATCAGCCATGTCGTCGGCGGTGTCGTCGCCGCCGACGTCGTCGGTGACATCACCGGGAGCGACATCGGTGTCGGCATCGTCGTCGCCGCAGGCCGCGGCGATCAGGGTGAGGGTCAGGAAGGCAGCGAGCAGCCGCCAGAACGCGCGTGAGCGCATGAGTGGATCTCCAGTCGTTCGTTCGTACTCGTCGTGTGCGGTCCCCGGCCGTGCCGGGGTGCAGGCCTCAGCGCGAGACGACGGGTGGACCGCGGCGACCGACGCCGGCGGGAACGAAGGCGACACGGGGACGTTGCGCCACTGCGGCCGGGGCCCAACCGGGTGCCGGCGCGACGAGCGAAATCGAGGGGGCGAGCGAGGCCAGCAGGGTCGACCACGCGTCGATGACGCCGGAGCGCAACGTGCGAGCGAGGCGGAAGACGAGCGCGCCCGTGATGACACCGCCGAGCACGGCGGGAATGCCGACGAGCGCCGCAGCCGGGTCCGTCGTGGACGCGATGTCGGCGACGAGCGCCGTCGACGTGACCGACAGCACCGGAATCGCGAGCAGCCCGAGGATCATCCATACAGCCCGAGCGGCGTCAGCGTGGCGGTGCTCCCTCACGACCCCCACGGTACCAACCCCCCATACCTTCTGGTGTCAGACCCCCGTACCTTCTCGGCCACGAAAGCGCCCGTTACCCGCGCTTCACCTGGGGTCTGACCCCCGCTTCACCTCGCCCGCTGAGATGGGACGGGACTCTGACCCCGGCGTCTCAACTCTCGAGGGAGGGGTCGCGGTAGCGGGGGTTGGCGACGGCGAGTTTGGCGAGGGTCGTCGTCCACAGGGCGGCGGCGAGTTCGGCGTGGCGGGCGTCGAGCGAGCCCGCCCGGATGGCCGCGCTCAGGTCGGCCTCCGATGCCACGCCGAAGGCCGCGAGCATCTCGGCGTGGGCGGCCGCGTCCTCGGGCAATGCGCTGATCTCCCGCTCGGCGATGGCGAGGGCATTCGCCGCCACCCGCAGCAGGAAGCGGTCCCGCCCCTCGCTGCGGGGGCCGAGGTCATCGGCGAGGTAGGTCCGTACCGCGGCGACCAGTTCGGCGGCCGACGGCACGTCGTGCGGCCAGTTGTCGCGAGGCGGCGGACGATCGGTCATGCCGCCAGCTCCGGTCGGAGCAGGAGCAGGATGTCGTACTCGTTCTCGACGACGCGGCGACCGATGGCCGCCTGTTCCATGGACGGCGACGCGCCCGACCGGTACTCGGCCCCCATGAACATCGTGATGACACCCCACCGCAGCGTGGCGAGCACCTCCCACCAGCGCAGCGTCTCCAGCGGGATCTCCCGCCCGCCCGCGGCCACGTAGGCCGCCACCAGGTCTTCCCGCGTCCCGATGCCGCCGACGGCGCCGTCGCCGCCGAAGCGCCACGCCCGGGCGCAGAGCCAGCCGAGATCCTCGGCCGGGTCGCCGCGATGGGCGAGCTCCCAGTCGAGCACGGCGGTCAGCCCCGACGCGCCGACCAGCAGGTTGCCCATCCGGAAGTCGCCGTGGACGACCGTGGGCGTGCCCATCGCCGGCCGATTGTCGTCGAGCCAGCGGAACGCCAGCTCGAACACCGGGTGCGGATCGCCGATCAGGTCGAAGGTGGACCGCTGCGCCGCCACCGGATCCTCCAGCAGCGCCAGGAAGCCCTCGACGGGTGCCGGGTCGAGGGCATGGATCGCCGCCAACTCCCGACCGCAGTCCGCGACGAAGCACGACCGGGCCGCGGCGAACTCGTCGTCGCGCAGGATCTTGCGGGCGATCGACTCACCCTCCACCCGCTCGGAGATCGTGAAGCTCGGTCCGATCGGATGGTCGCCGCTCGCCGACGACCGCACGATCTCGGGCACCGTCACTCCCCCGGCGTGCGCGTGGCGCAACAGCGCCGGTTCGTCGATCGGGTCGGTGAGACCGCCGGTGCGATTGCGCTGGAGGATCAGGGGACGACCGTCGACCGAGAACGACCACGTCTCGCGGCTGGCGCCGGCTGACAGGCGTCGGAGGTCGGTGATGTCGCCGCCCAACTCCTCGGCGAGCTGCTCCTCGAGGTTCACGACGGGACGTCGGCCCCGATCGGCCGACCGTCGACGACCTGATCGAGGTACTCGCTCATCCCCATGCCCTTGCGGCCGTTGCACTCGTAGCGGGTCATCGCCTCGGTGATGCGGGTGTGGAGCTGCTCGCCGTCGGGAGTCGTGCGCCGGTTGCGCAGCGGGATCATCGAGATGACGTCGCCCGTCACCTCGTACTCCTTGTGGTCGGTCTTCGCCCAGCACCGCATCGACGTCTGATAGTGGTTCTCGTCCCACTCTGACTCGATCGTGCAGTCACGGATGTGGTGATACTCGCCGTCCTCCAGGACCATGCCCGAGCGGCGGGTCTTCCCGTCGTTGTCCGTGATCGACAGCATCATCGCGAAGTCGGGCCCGAAGATCATCGGCAGCCAGCGGTACCAGCTCACGGCCTGCCAGTAGCGGGGGCCCCAGGACTTGTCGCGAAGGCCGAGACCGTCCATCTCGATGATCTCGTCACCGACCTGGATCGTGCCCGTGACCGCGGTGTGCTGCTCGTAGTGCGCCTTGGCGAAGCTCTTCTCCGAGTCAGTCTCGATCGGCGATCCGTCCTCGTACTGCGGGAGCCCGCCGTACATCGGGGAGACGCCGCGCACGTCGAGACGCACCTCGCACTCCACGAACGGGTTGGTCTTGAACGCCTCGCGGGGGTTCGCCATCTGCTCGGGCTCGTCGAGCAGACAGACTTTGCCGTCATAGTTGATCTTCAGGTGCTCGAACGGGGTGACGACGGCGATCTCGAGCCCGCCGGCCTTCATCTCGTCGTTGCTCGTGATCTCCGGCCGGCCGTAGAGGAACGCCACCCGCCCGCCGGGCAGATAGATGCACACGGTCATCTCCGCGTAACCCTCGTTGACCCGGTTGCCGATGCGGAACCAGGCCCCGACCTCACGCTCCAGGTCGAAGCCGTTGAGGTACATCGACTCGTTGTAGTTGGGTACCGGATCCGGTTCGTGGGTGTATTCGTCCTCGGGCTCGAGGACGGTGATGATCTTGCGGTCGGCCATGAGCGGACCCTACTTCTCGGCTGCCCCGGCCTCCCCATTTCCCGGTTCGTACACTGGCGCCATGCTCGACCCGCTCGACGAGGACTGGTCCGTGGCGCTGGCGGTCGTCGCCCACCCCGACGACATGGAGTACGGCGCCGCTGCCGCCGTGGCCCGGTGGACCGATCAGGGCAAGTCCGTCGTCTACTGCCTCGTCACCAAGGGCGAAGCCGGCATCGCCGGGATGGCGCCCGAGGTGGTCGGTCCGCTGCGCATGGCCGAACAGCACGCCTCGTGTGACGTCGTCGGCGTCACGGACGTCCGCTTCCTCGACCATCCCGACGGTCTCGTGGAGGAATCGACGGCCCTACGCCGCGACCTCACCGCGGTGATCCGCGACGTGCGCCCCGACGTCATCGTGTCGATCAACCATCGCGACTCGTGGGGCGGGCCGTCATGGAACCATGTCGACCATCGCGCCGTGGGCCGCGCCCTGCTCGACGCGGCCCGCGACGCCGGGAACGAGTGGATCTTCCCCGATGCCGGTCAGGCCTGGGACGGGGTGCGCTTCGTCGCCTTCAACGCCTCGCCCCAGGCGAGCCACACGGTCGACGTCACGAACACGATCGACCGCGGGATCGCGTCGCTCGAGTGTCATCGCACCTATCTCGACGCCCTCGCCGATCCGACCGACCCGGAGGCATTCCTGCGCGGCAACGCCGAGGCCGCGGCCCGCGACACGCCGTTCGATCTCGCCGCGACGTTCGAGATCGTCGTCGTCTGACTGGCGGGGCGGGCGGGGGCTCAGTCCTGTTCCGCTCCCTTGGCCAACACGGCCCGCAGGTCCTCGAGGCCACCCGGCAGCTCGATCGGCGGGTCGGGCAACTGCACCGCGCCCCGCTCGGCGAGCCACTCGTGGATCGACTTGTCGTCGTCCGACCACGACCGCGGGTCGCCCATCATCACCTCGTAGAGCTCGCATCCCTCGGGGCCCGCGACGAACGGTCCGAACGACGCACCGAGCGGCAGCTCGATGTGGCCGCCCACGCCGAGGGTGATGTCCTGACAGGTCAGCTCGCCCTTCAGCACCGTGAGCGTGTGGGGCGAGTAGTGCCCGTGGTGGCGGACGATCATTCCC is a genomic window containing:
- a CDS encoding DUF6285 domain-containing protein — translated: MTDRPPPRDNWPHDVPSAAELVAAVRTYLADDLGPRSEGRDRFLLRVAANALAIAEREISALPEDAAAHAEMLAAFGVASEADLSAAIRAGSLDARHAELAAALWTTTLAKLAVANPRYRDPSLES
- a CDS encoding M23 family metallopeptidase — its product is MRDRRPSPRPIAVAFAGAALVSILFGFGLAAAQDEGDVDDLRQQREDIRRDAADVAAELDALAAEDQELQDAIDALDAHIALQEGRVASAEDAIADAEERAERAAADAAALGDEMTDIRSRLQRAVVNAFVAPQLDTLEELDSGNLLDAELKRSYIDEVVGDEYELLDDLRVAQAAQDEAERRAQAAADEAQAHHDELTARLAELDESRAEVEALRAQVAVRVTEWQAVGDEIEAADAAVARQIQELEAELARQAAEEEARRLAEEEAQRLADEEANADPDTPADPGDPDDPGEPDDPAPPADLGPFAVTHRPVPGVITSSFGSRVHPIFGTTRNHYGIDFNASRGDPISAAASGVVLSAGWMSGYGNTVVISHGDGFTTLYAHQDELLVSSGDTISGGDVLGRVGSTGWSTGPHLHWEIRIDGVAVNPAPYLS
- a CDS encoding phosphotransferase family protein: MNLEEQLAEELGGDITDLRRLSAGASRETWSFSVDGRPLILQRNRTGGLTDPIDEPALLRHAHAGGVTVPEIVRSSASGDHPIGPSFTISERVEGESIARKILRDDEFAAARSCFVADCGRELAAIHALDPAPVEGFLALLEDPVAAQRSTFDLIGDPHPVFELAFRWLDDNRPAMGTPTVVHGDFRMGNLLVGASGLTAVLDWELAHRGDPAEDLGWLCARAWRFGGDGAVGGIGTREDLVAAYVAAGGREIPLETLRWWEVLATLRWGVITMFMGAEYRSGASPSMEQAAIGRRVVENEYDILLLLRPELAA
- a CDS encoding dienelactone hydrolase family protein, which codes for MALADFRIESFSHNGITHDVYRRGDGPCVLVVAEIPGITPEVIRFAEECLAAGLSVAMPSMFGEPGKAPTTAYALKSIVKSCVSSEFRAMATRDEAPATEWLRGLARTMHEEHGGPGVGFVGMCFTGGFGLAMLLDDAVVAPVLSQPSLPFGIGKKRKASVALDAKQLAAVAERAAEGCAVMGLRFTGDPLVPAERFATLRDALGENFIGVEITSPDETHDIGKRSHSVLTEDRRDTEGHPTKEAFEQVMAFLTNRLAG
- a CDS encoding PIG-L deacetylase family protein; translated protein: MLDPLDEDWSVALAVVAHPDDMEYGAAAAVARWTDQGKSVVYCLVTKGEAGIAGMAPEVVGPLRMAEQHASCDVVGVTDVRFLDHPDGLVEESTALRRDLTAVIRDVRPDVIVSINHRDSWGGPSWNHVDHRAVGRALLDAARDAGNEWIFPDAGQAWDGVRFVAFNASPQASHTVDVTNTIDRGIASLECHRTYLDALADPTDPEAFLRGNAEAAARDTPFDLAATFEIVVV